A region of Lacinutrix sp. Hel_I_90 DNA encodes the following proteins:
- a CDS encoding T9SS type A sorting domain-containing protein, whose protein sequence is MKKRLLILFTLFLGVYSYAQEVESRFTSFNINQPFTAITVDAANQKVWAAADQVGIFNIDTSGDTYPNDFSSFNAAGANPDLAIIKIKDISADLSGNIWIAHQGTNFNGGQGGLERISSTGNIKHYSPDRNALGFEFFGRDGLGGARLNSVTVDKNNRVWTVNRNHNLTVESTFILTPGDISFKDANQIKFTTKGAWFNSSGSIAIKPTELPYPAFTYNPGPSETPQNRNMQAISADDESVWVGSWQYVRKDNEQLLPNRVLKYDLNGTFLEQHTYAEMNFSPGGVINGICANGSKGTWVTTSIPGKGFAVYKNNEWTYLSSNLNEPASTFFQIIPEGARFNDNAIWKDKLGRVYMGTDQGLIVYNGFGEVTDPLSYNIYTNYDFGGSQNIFDSTMLSSNISGGSSDPENPYRSWIATPNGIMKLFIPIEGMKLYNIRGDFTYTYSTLSKDTDENTKLLTVLKNELTDGFALESETPGVAADGSLATLFRFNTSDPAGHYNIGSPSYRLYVGPGPVSEIFQPEYIKQYGYFYLKNLSSYDGEPTSPDDLEYVEYIYKHPEYIDEYETGKIYKIYSFKIVDVVSNPSNPIEIYKHNIKINVPPVLLGHGVWSDVSSVQVLENYLKDNGYIGQTLKAWRSDGKAAEHPFAKFNYNDGSFIDKSTDSWVIPNYINSLKEIAASNLLSAGKVNVIVHSRGGLYTRAYIEGIDPRYAYKDNINSLITLNTPHFGAQGGNLNLDKRVVLNNETQINTFINDNIEDLANVPVSSEGLTIGNLASIASVPELDRIENWGARNLMVELDNLSQVTPPENTEFIKNLNRSSNVSQLEGVPIHVVSTTFDPCDLHPILCNDLEGINGGLTTYIPKAYKAGIYLYNLAIMVTNDLPNGIDNVLKHIYDGQESDAIVPLTSMQAGLGGTRFNSEFTGITHSNLIPGTPGVTEAPQVHEKIIELLKSNVNDETNSGQFTKNGINPSPLRYNVLPNFSGNLLRQSLSSKILINRDPQVFDNRSPGDVLNFKVYAENTDKIIVFYENENDKEQFIYETRIAGELAFENDFNFVIPEHFYGETTITANGYKQGVWGYASNTVTFNVELSSNATLQSIQFSQRDPNILNQENYSYTVIGQFSDGIDRVINDMDGLILTIEDNALISQLDTRTIKAERSGSTLLTASVNGLEDTILVTIEENPALFQTILTDFYGELATNNSSINVVWNTLREYDNQTFVLETSYNTPDNFTAVNQQPGNGTNSNPEAFNYVDASFGSNEIIFYRLKMINTSGGFTYSSIIKIDIATLSVDSNNLNAIGLKLYPNPVNTGNVTLYINSNSSDQNAKLELYNLQGKRLSSQTLNIIPGNNSFTLKLSGKLNTGIYLARITTHGFIKTLKLAVNK, encoded by the coding sequence ATGAAAAAACGATTACTTATACTTTTTACTCTATTTCTCGGAGTTTATAGTTATGCTCAAGAAGTAGAATCCAGGTTTACCTCTTTTAATATCAACCAGCCTTTTACGGCTATAACAGTAGATGCCGCTAACCAAAAAGTATGGGCAGCAGCAGACCAAGTTGGCATATTTAATATCGATACCAGCGGAGACACCTATCCAAATGATTTCTCTTCATTTAACGCAGCTGGAGCGAACCCCGATTTAGCAATAATTAAAATAAAAGACATCTCAGCAGATTTGTCTGGTAACATATGGATTGCCCACCAAGGCACAAATTTTAATGGCGGACAAGGTGGTCTAGAAAGAATTAGCAGTACTGGTAATATAAAACATTATTCTCCAGATAGAAATGCCTTAGGCTTTGAATTTTTTGGTAGAGATGGTTTAGGAGGTGCGCGTTTAAACTCTGTTACTGTCGACAAAAACAATAGAGTCTGGACTGTAAACAGGAACCATAATTTAACCGTTGAAAGTACCTTTATTTTAACTCCCGGAGATATTTCATTTAAAGATGCCAATCAAATAAAATTCACCACCAAAGGGGCTTGGTTTAATAGCAGTGGAAGTATTGCTATAAAGCCTACTGAATTACCCTATCCTGCATTTACTTATAATCCAGGCCCTTCAGAAACGCCTCAAAACAGAAACATGCAAGCTATTTCTGCTGATGATGAAAGTGTTTGGGTTGGTTCTTGGCAATATGTTAGAAAAGATAATGAGCAACTATTACCTAATAGAGTTTTAAAATATGATCTTAACGGTACGTTTTTAGAGCAACATACTTATGCTGAAATGAATTTTTCTCCAGGAGGAGTTATAAATGGTATATGTGCTAACGGTTCTAAAGGAACATGGGTAACAACCTCTATTCCTGGTAAAGGTTTTGCTGTGTACAAAAATAATGAATGGACGTATTTAAGCAGTAATTTAAATGAACCGGCATCGACCTTTTTCCAAATTATACCTGAAGGTGCTCGATTTAATGATAATGCTATTTGGAAAGATAAACTAGGACGTGTTTATATGGGTACAGACCAAGGCCTGATCGTGTATAATGGTTTTGGAGAGGTGACCGACCCTTTGTCTTATAATATATATACCAATTACGACTTTGGAGGTAGTCAAAACATTTTTGATAGCACCATGCTATCTAGTAACATTTCAGGAGGAAGCTCAGATCCAGAAAACCCCTACAGAAGCTGGATTGCAACTCCCAATGGAATTATGAAATTGTTTATTCCTATTGAAGGCATGAAACTTTATAATATTAGAGGAGATTTCACTTACACCTATTCGACATTAAGCAAAGATACCGATGAAAACACAAAACTACTTACTGTTTTGAAAAACGAACTTACTGATGGCTTTGCTTTAGAGTCTGAAACACCTGGAGTAGCTGCCGATGGTTCTCTTGCAACTCTTTTCCGATTTAATACAAGTGATCCTGCAGGGCACTATAATATTGGTAGTCCTTCCTACAGGTTATATGTTGGACCTGGACCCGTTAGTGAAATATTTCAACCTGAGTATATTAAACAGTACGGCTATTTCTATCTTAAAAACTTAAGTAGTTATGATGGAGAACCTACTTCTCCAGATGATTTAGAATATGTAGAATACATCTATAAGCATCCAGAGTATATTGATGAATACGAAACAGGTAAAATTTATAAAATCTACAGTTTTAAAATTGTGGATGTCGTTTCAAACCCATCTAATCCTATTGAAATTTATAAACATAATATAAAAATTAATGTACCCCCAGTATTATTAGGACATGGAGTATGGTCTGATGTCAGTTCTGTACAAGTATTAGAAAATTATTTGAAAGATAATGGCTATATAGGACAAACATTAAAAGCCTGGAGGTCTGACGGCAAAGCGGCAGAACACCCTTTTGCTAAGTTTAATTATAATGATGGTTCTTTTATTGATAAATCAACAGATTCATGGGTAATCCCTAATTATATAAATTCGTTAAAAGAAATAGCCGCAAGCAATCTACTTTCTGCTGGTAAAGTAAACGTTATTGTTCACAGCCGAGGTGGATTATACACCAGAGCCTATATAGAAGGTATTGATCCCAGATATGCTTATAAAGACAATATCAATTCATTAATTACACTAAACACCCCCCATTTTGGTGCTCAAGGAGGAAATTTAAACCTAGACAAAAGGGTTGTGTTAAACAATGAGACTCAAATAAACACGTTTATAAATGATAATATAGAAGATCTAGCTAATGTGCCCGTATCGAGTGAAGGATTGACCATTGGAAACCTTGCTAGCATAGCCTCTGTACCAGAATTAGATAGAATAGAAAATTGGGGAGCCCGTAATTTAATGGTAGAGCTAGATAACCTTTCTCAAGTAACACCACCAGAAAATACAGAATTTATTAAAAATCTTAACAGGTCTTCTAATGTAAGTCAACTGGAAGGCGTTCCTATTCATGTCGTTAGTACAACGTTTGACCCTTGCGATCTTCATCCTATTCTATGTAATGATTTGGAAGGAATTAATGGCGGACTAACAACTTATATCCCTAAGGCATATAAAGCTGGGATCTATTTATATAATCTCGCAATTATGGTCACTAACGATTTGCCAAATGGTATAGATAATGTTTTAAAACATATTTACGATGGGCAAGAAAGTGATGCTATTGTCCCTTTAACAAGTATGCAAGCTGGGTTAGGAGGCACACGCTTTAACTCTGAGTTTACTGGCATTACACACAGTAATTTAATTCCTGGAACTCCCGGAGTTACAGAGGCACCACAAGTTCATGAAAAAATTATAGAGTTACTAAAATCTAATGTTAATGATGAAACAAATAGCGGGCAATTTACTAAAAACGGTATAAACCCATCTCCCTTAAGATATAATGTATTACCTAATTTTTCTGGTAATCTCTTGAGACAAAGTTTGTCCTCCAAAATTCTGATTAATAGAGACCCTCAAGTTTTTGATAATAGAAGTCCTGGAGATGTATTGAATTTTAAAGTGTATGCAGAAAATACAGACAAAATTATCGTGTTTTATGAAAATGAAAATGATAAAGAACAATTCATTTATGAAACGAGAATCGCAGGTGAACTAGCGTTTGAAAACGATTTTAATTTTGTAATTCCTGAACACTTTTATGGAGAAACAACAATTACTGCCAATGGATATAAACAAGGCGTTTGGGGTTATGCGTCAAATACGGTAACTTTTAATGTTGAATTATCTAGTAACGCTACATTACAAAGTATTCAATTTTCACAAAGAGATCCCAATATTCTTAATCAGGAAAACTACTCATATACAGTAATAGGACAATTTAGTGACGGTATTGATAGAGTTATTAATGACATGGACGGCCTGATATTAACCATTGAAGATAATGCCCTTATTTCTCAGCTGGACACAAGAACAATTAAAGCTGAACGTTCTGGATCAACACTATTAACGGCATCTGTAAATGGGTTAGAAGATACCATTCTGGTAACTATTGAAGAAAACCCTGCTTTATTCCAAACCATATTAACTGATTTTTATGGCGAATTAGCAACTAATAATTCTAGTATTAATGTAGTATGGAATACATTACGCGAGTATGATAACCAAACATTTGTTTTAGAAACCAGCTATAATACACCTGACAATTTCACAGCAGTAAATCAACAACCAGGAAATGGCACCAATTCAAATCCTGAAGCTTTTAACTATGTAGATGCTTCTTTTGGTTCTAATGAAATCATTTTTTACCGTCTTAAAATGATTAATACCTCTGGTGGATTTACTTATAGTTCAATAATAAAAATTGATATTGCTACATTAAGTGTTGACAGCAATAACTTAAACGCTATTGGTTTAAAATTATACCCAAACCCTGTAAATACAGGTAATGTAACTCTTTATATAAACTCTAATTCTTCAGACCAAAATGCAAAATTAGAACTTTATAATTTACAAGGTAAAAGACTCTCGTCTCAAACTTTAAATATTATTCCAGGAAATAATAGTTTTACTCTAAAATTATCAGGAAAGTTAAATACTGGCATCTATTTGGCACGAATTACTACTCATGGATTTATTAAAACTTTAAAATTAGCAGTCAATAAATAA